Proteins from one Phycisphaerae bacterium genomic window:
- a CDS encoding ATP-binding protein, producing the protein MKPHVLIYRVGHLPDSAFPRYRLLARADVPSAVRGAQEHLLRVVASRAPQSVAVSVRLAFTPAPKSGNVQDRLAIFLIINAPRKETASSFRALIESSALVELYTLQAVEECSVPWEVFAAAHDIARAEGAVDPLHSAEFNPRIPPVYYTIDPFTPTHSNDGMKLDSVLSRLNEPALIDICVEPTCVRTERTEHTRDLARLQAINRSSDFNDAEDGAEPDPFCPEDRYARRGRSTVMPLRYKDPLADDILRQRRSFHETLSQPHLAFHARVLAKTPEVAHLLVSTVAESAFDGGSYRLFACRKGECLFDQALQAVRDHQVLGFPTHDLVLGVHASTYSGLSRLGHVATVDELAGVWCLPVASYGSPCCIRRNTDPPQVPHDRLITVGFDGQHIGASESRVLRGIRDNGLPKHWFISGVPGSGKTVSTFNTLLQLSRRGTPFLVIETANTQYRILKTLSGSHDAGARELAEQLKVHTPGVEIVSPFRLNPLWHPEGIARDEHIENLLVCFQAAMAMSGPLPGILGEALERVYDEQADPDTFPVMHDLCAAAQAVLSEKSYSADLKSDLAAALEVRLGKLIRRTIGRMFQCGTNVPGIDELMRSYSILELDSLPPELKCLVTLFLLTAVREHVRAHPRFSGDTRFVIVIEEAHNVVGRSGDAAPSEDNPDPKAFAAEYICRMLAELRALGVAIIIIDQLPSAVAPEVIKNTGSKLAFRLVDADDREIVGSAMLFGPVETEEVARLTPGEAYLYTEGYHGPQRIRTPDLATTLKLEAPPTDQELAELISREDWFVKATVLRSADELGRLRNAMDRFEEDKRRVHDGLKRIDRDRERILSATGNGNSSSRHAGLARCARSLRDRLAASLAGLRRGPYRNLLGAGPPSEGDDCGTGQLRAALVSRFETLIEPQTASLLNRLEELAGRPDRDQ; encoded by the coding sequence ATGAAGCCACACGTGTTGATCTACCGTGTCGGCCATCTTCCGGACTCGGCCTTCCCGCGCTACCGGCTGCTCGCTCGCGCTGACGTGCCCTCGGCGGTTCGAGGCGCGCAGGAGCACCTGCTGCGGGTTGTGGCGTCCAGAGCGCCGCAATCTGTGGCGGTGTCCGTGCGGTTGGCCTTCACTCCGGCGCCCAAGTCCGGAAACGTGCAGGATCGACTTGCTATCTTCCTGATCATCAACGCTCCACGGAAAGAGACGGCCTCCAGCTTTCGAGCCCTTATCGAGTCATCGGCGTTGGTGGAGCTTTACACCCTGCAAGCCGTTGAGGAATGCAGCGTACCCTGGGAGGTGTTTGCGGCGGCCCATGACATAGCGCGGGCTGAGGGGGCGGTCGATCCCCTCCACTCCGCGGAATTCAATCCGCGGATCCCGCCTGTATACTACACTATCGATCCGTTCACGCCGACCCACAGTAATGATGGCATGAAGCTCGACTCCGTCCTAAGCCGCCTCAATGAGCCGGCACTGATCGACATCTGTGTCGAGCCGACCTGCGTCCGAACCGAGCGAACCGAACATACCCGGGATCTGGCCAGGTTGCAGGCCATCAACCGCTCCAGTGATTTCAACGACGCGGAGGACGGCGCGGAACCCGACCCGTTCTGCCCAGAAGACCGATACGCACGACGCGGGCGATCGACCGTAATGCCCCTGCGCTACAAGGATCCTCTCGCTGACGACATCCTGCGGCAGCGCCGCAGCTTTCACGAGACCCTGTCACAGCCCCATCTCGCGTTCCACGCTCGTGTCCTGGCGAAGACGCCGGAAGTAGCGCATCTTCTGGTGTCGACTGTTGCGGAATCCGCGTTTGATGGCGGCAGTTATAGGCTTTTTGCATGTCGTAAGGGTGAATGTCTCTTCGATCAGGCCCTTCAGGCGGTTCGGGACCACCAGGTACTGGGCTTTCCGACACACGACCTCGTCTTGGGTGTACACGCCTCCACATATAGCGGGCTGTCGCGTCTCGGCCACGTCGCGACCGTAGACGAATTGGCCGGAGTCTGGTGTCTTCCGGTCGCATCGTACGGATCGCCGTGCTGCATCCGGCGCAATACGGACCCACCCCAAGTGCCGCATGATCGGCTCATCACCGTCGGATTCGATGGACAGCATATTGGCGCCTCGGAATCGCGCGTATTGCGCGGCATTCGCGATAACGGCCTGCCCAAGCACTGGTTCATCAGTGGCGTTCCCGGCAGCGGCAAGACCGTGTCCACGTTTAACACCCTGCTGCAACTGTCTCGTCGCGGCACGCCGTTCCTGGTTATCGAAACTGCGAACACGCAGTATCGCATTCTCAAGACACTGTCGGGAAGCCACGACGCCGGCGCTCGTGAGCTGGCAGAACAACTCAAGGTCCACACGCCCGGTGTCGAGATCGTTTCACCGTTTCGCCTTAATCCGCTTTGGCATCCGGAGGGTATCGCTCGCGATGAACACATCGAGAACCTCTTGGTCTGCTTCCAGGCGGCCATGGCGATGTCCGGCCCCTTGCCGGGGATTCTCGGCGAGGCGCTGGAGCGTGTTTACGACGAGCAGGCGGATCCAGATACATTCCCGGTCATGCATGATCTGTGCGCTGCAGCGCAGGCCGTTCTATCTGAGAAAAGCTACTCCGCGGATCTCAAGTCCGACCTGGCGGCGGCGTTGGAAGTGCGTCTCGGGAAGCTCATCCGTCGAACGATTGGCCGGATGTTCCAGTGCGGAACCAACGTCCCGGGAATCGACGAGTTGATGCGGTCTTACTCCATCCTCGAACTCGACTCGCTTCCGCCGGAATTGAAATGCCTAGTGACCCTCTTTCTCCTCACCGCCGTGCGCGAGCACGTTCGGGCCCATCCGCGATTCTCCGGCGACACACGGTTTGTCATAGTCATTGAGGAGGCGCACAACGTCGTCGGTCGTAGCGGCGATGCGGCGCCCTCTGAAGACAACCCGGATCCCAAAGCCTTCGCCGCCGAGTACATATGCCGGATGCTGGCCGAGTTGCGCGCTCTCGGAGTTGCGATCATCATCATCGATCAGCTGCCTTCGGCCGTCGCCCCCGAAGTAATCAAGAACACCGGTAGCAAGCTCGCCTTCCGCCTGGTGGACGCCGACGATCGGGAGATCGTGGGTAGCGCGATGCTCTTCGGCCCGGTCGAAACGGAAGAGGTCGCCCGTCTAACGCCGGGCGAGGCCTATCTGTATACCGAGGGGTACCACGGTCCGCAGCGGATTCGAACGCCCGACCTGGCCACCACCCTGAAGCTGGAAGCGCCGCCGACAGATCAGGAACTCGCAGAGCTGATCAGTCGCGAGGACTGGTTTGTCAAGGCCACCGTCCTTCGCAGCGCTGACGAACTGGGCCGCTTGCGCAACGCGATGGATCGATTCGAGGAGGACAAGCGGCGTGTCCATGACGGACTCAAACGAATAGACAGGGACCGCGAGCGGATTCTAAGCGCCACCGGCAATGGGAACTCCTCTTCCCGGCACGCCGGGTTGGCTCGGTGCGCCCGGAGCCTGCGCGATCGGCTCGCCGCTTCTCTTGCCGGCCTCCGGCGCGGTCCGTACCGCAACCTCCTCGGCGCGGGACCACCGTCTGAAGGTGATGA
- a CDS encoding ThiF family adenylyltransferase, translating into MDDVRTGNTAGGRIVYSKDLRRLVRVDDAEVTDGKDPDRYLSVKPEDMDVFADPEERVPFIVLPGEQIHTVLSTREPRRLALQCRDGGKVYNGIAKTDLSRALPATIQWAPPGQGIAVTEIGAPTDRVRVIVSPRTSPSGEAMGQSPHEILGFVRTGDGWKAATVCVIPVREELFSRAKGLLETDALADATVFVVGLGSGGSPIAWELPKQGVMHFDIMDHDRLETGNVVRHMAGISDVGRLKTDVMREMILEKNPFAEVRAWDCKVSWNNTEFLRRIIRRADVVVIATDNRESRVILNKLCVEENTPCIIAAAFRRAHGGQVLRVRPHESPCYQCFLGALPEQAAYERVSNQEQADEVAYSDRPVAVEPGLSTDIAPISLMVVKLVIQELLKGKETTLKSLDEDLSAPWYIWLNRREKDTDFENLEPLECSVDGMHVLRWYGVDLPRNTGCPCCGDYVGETAARDGVEVSGDDAAEFAEQAAAI; encoded by the coding sequence ATGGACGATGTACGTACCGGCAACACCGCCGGCGGGCGGATCGTTTACAGTAAGGACCTGCGCAGGCTCGTAAGAGTGGACGACGCGGAAGTCACGGATGGCAAGGACCCGGACAGGTACCTGTCCGTGAAGCCGGAGGACATGGACGTGTTTGCGGATCCGGAGGAGCGCGTCCCGTTCATCGTACTGCCCGGTGAGCAGATTCACACCGTGCTTAGCACGCGCGAGCCCAGGCGTTTGGCACTCCAATGCAGGGACGGCGGCAAGGTCTACAACGGGATTGCGAAGACAGACCTGTCCAGAGCGCTTCCTGCAACGATCCAGTGGGCCCCGCCCGGGCAGGGGATCGCCGTCACCGAGATCGGCGCGCCGACCGATCGCGTGAGGGTCATTGTCTCTCCGCGGACGTCACCGTCCGGTGAAGCGATGGGGCAGTCTCCCCACGAGATCCTCGGCTTCGTTCGGACGGGCGACGGCTGGAAGGCAGCGACGGTCTGCGTGATTCCGGTGCGTGAAGAGCTGTTCTCGCGTGCCAAGGGTCTGCTGGAGACTGACGCACTCGCGGATGCAACAGTCTTCGTCGTCGGCCTGGGATCGGGCGGGTCTCCCATTGCCTGGGAGCTGCCGAAACAGGGAGTCATGCACTTCGACATCATGGATCACGATCGGCTTGAAACCGGTAATGTGGTCCGGCACATGGCGGGTATCTCCGACGTGGGACGGCTCAAGACCGACGTGATGCGGGAGATGATCCTGGAGAAGAACCCGTTCGCCGAGGTGCGTGCCTGGGATTGTAAAGTCTCCTGGAACAACACGGAGTTTCTTCGTCGCATCATCCGCAGGGCGGACGTCGTCGTCATCGCTACGGACAACCGCGAAAGCCGAGTGATCCTAAACAAGCTCTGCGTGGAGGAGAACACGCCGTGCATCATCGCGGCGGCCTTTCGGCGTGCGCACGGCGGGCAAGTACTCAGGGTGCGGCCGCATGAGTCTCCCTGTTACCAGTGCTTTCTGGGGGCCCTACCCGAGCAGGCGGCGTATGAGCGGGTATCCAACCAGGAGCAAGCAGATGAGGTAGCGTACTCGGATCGTCCGGTTGCCGTCGAGCCGGGGCTCTCGACGGACATCGCCCCGATCAGCCTCATGGTCGTCAAACTCGTCATCCAGGAATTGCTGAAGGGCAAGGAGACAACGCTGAAGTCACTGGATGAGGATCTCTCGGCCCCATGGTACATCTGGTTGAATCGCCGAGAAAAGGATACGGACTTCGAGAACCTCGAACCGCTGGAGTGCAGCGTCGATGGCATGCATGTCCTTCGTTGGTACGGCGTCGACCTGCCGCGTAACACCGGATGTCCGTGCTGCGGAGACTACGTCGGCGAGACGGCTGCAAGAGACGGCGTGGAGGTCAGCGGCGACGACGCGGCGGAGTTTGCCGAGCAGGCGGCTGCGATATGA